In Sphaeramia orbicularis chromosome 5, fSphaOr1.1, whole genome shotgun sequence, a genomic segment contains:
- the LOC115420232 gene encoding zinc finger protein 771-like: MSTIQSLRQFVSQRLTVAVEEIIGVFEKTITEYEEEIRRQRRMLGAEPRPGVRTATSVHAGVFHVVGADVPPGPQESSHSPDQQPHIKEELEEVLTSPDGQDVHEPVHGLVQEPVHRQVHEPVYEQVHELFHEQVHEPVYEQVQGLDQEDSPPVSAVKTEPDESPLPEVGNIPEAETTVCSQTGPMSSEAGEGERGPAEPGFDLDIGGFLKATTNGQLFLSHCFTTEDGDWNLRPEPQTFSDCLRGHQGGTWTDKHVHKCPACGKSFQYNTALQRHIRCHTGERPFDCTVCEKKFKQKGGLQAHMRKHTGEKPFSCTVCGKNFAQNGTLASHMRIHTGEKPFSCPMCKKKYSERGTLVRHMRVHTGEKPFSCTLCGKRFSEKGNLNKHKRIHTGEKPFGCNICEKRFSLMSHLKNHRCPGKRRPESVPTTLIKGPQLTVQLNRDTL, from the exons ATGTCCACCATCCAGTCCCTCAGGCAGTTCGTCAGTCAGAGGCTGACGGTGGCGGTGGAGGAAATAATCGGTGTGTTTGAAAAAACCATCACGGAGTACGAAGAGGAGATCCGACGGCAGCGGAGGATGCTGGGAGCGGAGCCGCGGCCCGGGGTCCGAACGGCCACGAGCGTCCACGCAG GTGTTTTTCATGTGGTTGGTGCAGATGTTCCTCCTGGACCTCAGGAGTCCAGCCACAGTCCGGATCAGCAGCCACACATTAAAGAGGAACTGGAGGAGGTTCTAACCAGTCCTGATGGTCAGGACGTCCACGAGCCAGTCCACGGGCTGGTCCAAGAGCCGGTCCACAGGCAGGTCCATGAGCCGGTCTACGAGCAGGTCCATGAGCTGTTCCACGAACAGGTCCACGAGCCGGTCTACGAGCAGGTCCAAGGGCTGGACCAGGAGGATTCTCCTCCTGTTTCTGCTGTGAAGACAGAACCAGACGAGTCGCCGCTTCCTGAAGTGGGGAACATCCCCGAGGCCGAGACCACAGTCTGCAGCCAGACCGGACCCATGAGTTCTGAAGCAGGTGAGGGTGAGCGTGGACCAGCAGAACCGGGCTTTGACTTGGACATTGGAGGGTTCTTAAAGGCCACCACCAATGGGCAGCTGTTTCTGTCACACTGTTTTACCACCGAGGACGGAGACTGGAACCTGAGGCCGGAACCCCAGACGTTCTCCGACTGTCTGAGAGGACACCAAGGcggcacatggacagacaaacatgTCCATAAATGTCCAGCATGTGGTAAAAGCTTTCAGTACAACACAGCTCTGCAGAGACACATCCGCTGTCACACAGGTGAGAGGCCGTTCGACTGCACCGTGTGTGAGAAGAAGTTTAAGCAAAAAGGAGGTTTACAGGCACACATGAGGAAACACACCGGAGAGAAACCCTTTAGCTGTACAGTTTGTGGTAAAAACTTTGCTCAGAATGGAACGTTAGCTTCACACATGAGGATCCACACCGGGGAGAAGCCATTCAGCTGCCCCATGTGTAAGAAAAAATACAGCGAAAGAGGGACGCTGGTCAGACACATGAGGGTCCACACCGGAGAGAAACCCTTCAGCTGCACCCTGTGTGGGAAAAGGTTCAGCGAAAAGGGAAATCTGAACAAACACAAGAGGATTCACACAGGAGAAAAACCCTTCGGCTGTAACATCTGCGAAAAAAGATTTAGTCTGATGTCACACCTCAAAAACCATAGGTGTCCTGGAAAGAGAAGACCTGAATCTGTGCCCACAACGTTGATAAAAGGTCCACAGCTGACGGTTCAGTTAAACAGAGACACACTCTGA